The Elaeis guineensis isolate ETL-2024a chromosome 13, EG11, whole genome shotgun sequence genome includes a region encoding these proteins:
- the LOC140853383 gene encoding rust resistance kinase Lr10-like, whose protein sequence is MSGCSCSLRPHQLRARNFSNDVSLTGADLYFSSCYMLVLASFPTISAAGKKLALHPIMGTHQVSSICSVLSFLLFFSIRLPVGLTKQKGCSSSCGLQRIRYPFRLKDDPAGCGLPSCQLSCEGNNTIWNTQSNRYYVTAISYEDHTINLVEFGLASGRCGLPSPPFSPYDDIYQAGWPRLNFYPSSNIWATFMSCTRQIKNDTYQFIPCLSHNNNTFAYVVVGEHANSLQFLEPSCRFLAAIPTAGSPEMDSTTDVFKLLQKGFVFKWFPMRTPFQQCLDELWWDFSDLEIIEGSLPSPSQIFAAYEISIFLLPCIVDRYTRSYPPRIQEALWILTLTVEHWIILAILVRLVFPPLAVYLFLAHKFWSTRASIDSVEKFLRNQQTLIPTRYSYTDIIAITSHFKEKIGQGGFGSVFKGKLLGDHLVAIKMLGNSKCDGEEFINEVSTIGRIHHVNVVQLVGFSSEGSKRALVYEYMPNGSLDKYIFSPSGTRHRPSYFTWDKLNDIALGVARGIDYLHRGCDMQILHFDIKPQNILLDKNFTPKISDFGLAKLYPKEYGLVSMSAARGTIGYIAPELISRNFGVISDKSDVYSFGMLLLEIAGGRRNVDRRVENSSQIYYPSRIYDQLAPGKELEINNSIEIGDAERKLCMVGLWCIQMKSSSRPSMSKVTEMLEGDVNSLQILPRPCFSSSQPISTRQPCMDSSLTELSIISEHDELP, encoded by the exons ATGTCTGGTTGCAGTTGCTCCCTACGTCCCCATCAACTAAGAGCTCGGAATTTTTCCAATgatgtcagtttgactggtgcggatctttatttttcttcttgttaCATGCTTGTGCTCGCCTCATTTCCAACCATTTCGGCCGCGGGGAAGAAGCTTGCTCTCCATCCCATTATGGGCACACACCAAGTTTCATCCATCTGTTCTGTGCTTTCGTTTCtcctcttcttcagtattagaCTACCTGTGGGCCTCACAAAGCAAAAAGGCTGTTCTTCCTCCTGTGGATTACAAAGAATCAGATACCCTTTTCGTTTAAAAGATGATCCGGCAGGTTGTGGTCTTCCATCGTGCCAACTCAGTTGCGAAGGTAACAATACTATCTGGAATACCCAATCAAACAGGTACTACGTTACTGCAATTTCATATGAGGATCACACAATCAATTTAGTTGAATTTGGCTTGGCAAGTGGCCGTTGTGGTCTTCCCTCTCCACCTTTTTCTCCATATGATGATATTTACCAAGCCGGGTGGCCCCGACTCAATTTTTATCCTTCGTCAAATATCTGGGCTACTTTCATGAGTTGCACGAGGCAGATTAAGAACGACACGTATCAGTTCATCCCATGCCTGAGCCACAACAACAACACATTTGCTTATGTCGTTGTTGGAGAACACGCGAATTCGTTGCAGTTTCTTGAGCCTTCCTGCAGGTTTCTGGCTGCGATTCCCACGGCTGGTTCTCCTGAAATGGATTCAACGACTGATGTTTTCAAACTCCTTCAGAAAGGCTTTGTTTTTAAATGGTTCCCTATGAGAACCCCATTTCAGCAGTGTCTGGACGAATTATG GTGGGATTTCAGTGATTTAGAGATCATCGAGGGATCACTTCCCTCTCCCTCTCAGATTTTCGCTGCCTATGAAATCAGCATATTCTTATTACCCTGCATCGTCGATCGATACACTCGAAGTTATCCTCCCCGTATTCAAGAGGCCTTGTGGATTTTAACATTAACGGTGGAGCACTGGATAA TACTGGCAATACTAGTCAGGCTTGTATTTCCACCTTTAGCGGTTTACCTTTTCCTTGCCCACAAATTTTGGAGCACACGAGCATCCATCGACAGTGTGGAGAAGTTTCTGCGGAACCAGCAAACACTAATACCAACGAGGTATTCATACACCGACATCATTGCAATAACGAGCCACTTCAAAGAAAAAATAGGACAAGGGGGTTTTGGGTCCGTCTTCAAAGGGAAACTCCTTGGTGACCATCTGGTCGCCATCAAGATGTTGGGCAATTCCAAGTGCGATGGAGAAGAATTCATCAACGAGGTCTCCACAATTGGCAGGATTCACCACGTAAATGTAGTGCAACTTGTTGGCTTCAGTTCAGAGGGATCCAAGAGGGCTCTCGTATATGAGTACATGCCCAACGGTTCACTTGATAAGTATATCTTCTCGCCAAGCGGAACGAGACATCGTCCTTCATATTTCACTTGGGATAAACTCAATGATATAGCACTAGGAGTGGCTCGAGGTATCGATTATCTCCATCGTGGATGTGATATGCAAATTCTACACTTCGACATCAAGCCTCAGAACATCCTTCTTGACAAGAATTTCACCCCAAAGATTTCGGATTTTGGACTTGCAAAGTTATACCCGAAGGAATATGGCCTGGTGTCCATGAGTGCTGCCAGAGGGACGATAGGATATATAGCTCCTGAACTGATATCTAGGAATTTTGGGGTGATTTCTGATAAGTCGGATGTTTATAGTTTTGGAATGTTACTCTTGGAGATTGCAGGAGGAAGGAGGAATGTGGATCGAAGGGTGGAGAATTCAAGTCAGATTTACTATCCTTCAAGGATCTATGATCAGCTTGCACCGGGGAAAGAACTCGAAATCAATAACAGTATAGAAATTGGTGATGCGGAGAGAAAGCTATGTATGGTGGGTTTGTGGTGCATTCAGATGAAGTCATCTAGTCGTCCCTCGATGAGCAAAGTTACAGAGATGCTGGAAGGTGATGTCAATAGCCTGCAGATTCTACCCAGACCTTGTTTTTCTTCATCGCAACCAATCTCTACCAGACAGCCTTGCATGGACTCTTCTCTCACGGAATTGTCGATCATCTCTGAGCATGATGAACTTCCCTGA
- the LOC140853470 gene encoding uncharacterized protein: protein MGLAERKGCSSSCGRQNISYPFRLNDDPARCGHSSWYQLICEGNKTILDIQSANFYYADDGLAFHFLKKTRYYVTEISYDQQTINVVDFGLASGRCGLPTRSSPFELDDSENSDDDFWLSFPYWLAYPSNWATFMNCTRQIKNDTYQFIPYLSHNNNTFAYVVVGEDANSLQFLEPSCRFLAAIPTAGSPEMDSTTDVFKLLQKGFVLSWLPMNPIPVLSGRITVAGPLFKVAVP, encoded by the exons ATGGGCCTCGCAGAGCGAAAAGGTTGTTCTTCCTCCTGCGGACGGCAAAATATCAGCTACCCTTTTCGTTTAAATGATGATCCAGCACGTTGTGGTCATTCATCATGGTACCAACTCATTTGCGAAGGTAACAAAACTATCTTGGATATCCAATCAGCCAACTTCTATTATGCTGACGATGGCTTAGCCTTCCATTTTCTCAAGAAAACAAGATATTATGTCACTGAAATTTCATATGACCAACAAACAATCAATGTTGTTGATTTTGGCTTGGCAAGTGGCCGTTGTGGTCTTCCCACTCGATCTTCGCCATTTGAGCTGGATGATTCTGAAAATTCTGACGATGACTTTTGGTTATCATTCCCGTACTGGTTAGCATATCCGAGTAATTGGGCTACTTTCATGAATTGCACGAGGCAGATTAAGAACGACACGTATCAGTTCATCCCTTACCTGAGCCATAACAACAACACATTTGCTTATGTCGTTGTTGGAGAAGACGCAAATTCGTTGCAGTTTCTTGAGCCTTCCTGCAGGTTTCTGGCTGCGATTCCCACGGCTGGTTCTCCTGAAATGGATTCAACGACTGATGTTTTCAAACTCCTTCAGAAAGGCTTTGTTCTTTCATGGTTACCTATGAACCCCATTCCAGTACTGTCTGGACGAATTACG GTGGCAGGTCCGTTATTTAAGGTGGCAGTTCCGTGA
- the LOC140850970 gene encoding rust resistance kinase Lr10-like has translation MAVSGLLSAIFLLLFQVRSKMTLGHKEEDFFTACPPSNCGKGGLDVRYPFRVESSPSHCGAPGLVLSCWGNETLLSLPDWGSHKVIDIDYIESFITIRLEDPWSGCQLQNFSSASLTTTVYKPLVASASLVNCSKAWNYGSRTLREAYDVGPVSCLSSADHFVYLAEVDMPVVLLPSDCVVVSNNLVIPGWGTSVQRGEVMLQWDLPEIGDTCSDCEGAGGRCKFDWTINQASCSFSEQPGLDSSNKNHTAGESL, from the coding sequence ATGGCGGTGTCCGGGCTCCTCAGTGCGATCTTTCTTCTACTCTTCCAAGTCAGAAGCAAGATGACACTGGGCCataaagaagaagattttttcacAGCTTGCCCTCCTTCCAACTGTGGAAAAGGAGGCCTAGATGTCAGATACCCTTTCCGAGTAGAATCCAGTCCATCACACTGTGGTGCCCCGGGCCTCGTTCTCTCGTGCTGGGGAAACGAAACCCTCCTCTCCCTacccgactggggctcccataaGGTGATTGACATCGACTACATAGAATCCTTCATAACGATCAGGCTTGAAGACCCGTGGTCTGGCTGCCAGCTACAAAACTTCAGCTCCGCCAGCCTCACCACGACAGTTTACAAACCTCTTGTGGCATCGGCCAGTTTGGTGAACTGTTCAAAAGCATGGaattacgggagccggaccttaagAGAGGCGTATGACGTGGGACCGGTCTCATGCTTGAGCAGTGCCGACCATTTTGTTTATCTGGCTGAAGTCGACATGCCTGTGGTCCTGCTACCTTCGGATTGTGTGGTGGTTTCAAATAATCTTGTGATTCCAGGATGGGGAACAAGTGTGCAAAGGGGAGAGGTGATGCTTCAGTGGGACCTTCCCGAGATCGGCGACACATGCAGCGACTGCGAAGGTGCGGGAGGACGTTGCAAATTTGACTGGACAATAAACCAAGCTTCCTGCAGCTTTTCCGAACAGCCTG